One genomic segment of Novisyntrophococcus fermenticellae includes these proteins:
- a CDS encoding DUF4346 domain-containing protein, with protein MRGESAEDIANTVIKRGLLSRLDHAAYLGREPAKAEMVLNQGG; from the coding sequence ATTAGAGGAGAAAGCGCCGAAGATATTGCAAATACAGTTATCAAGCGTGGATTACTTTCCCGTCTTGACCATGCCGCCTATCTTGGCAGGGAGCCTGCTAAAGCGGAAATGGTCTTAAATCAAGGTGGATAA